TACGGACATCAGCGGGGGCGGGACGGCGGCGCCGATCGCGCGGGCGGTGATGGAGGCGGTGCTCGGAGGACGCGAGCGACGATGAGAAAAGGGGGTGCGGGGGCCGTACCCCCGACCTACCGTGCGGCCATGACGTCATCAGCCCCCAAAGCCGCGTACGAACTCGCCCAGGTCAACATCGGCCGCCTCAAAGCCCCTCTGGACTCAGCCCCGTTGAAGCCGTTCGCGGACGGCCTCGACCCCGTCAACGCCGTCGCGGACGCCTCGGACGGATTCGTCTGGCGGTTGCAGGGCGAGACGGGCGACGCGACCGACACGCGCATGTTCGACGACGAGTGGATCCTGGTGAACATGTCGGTGTGGCGGGACACGAACGCCCTGACGGCGTTCATGTACCAGGGGCAGCACCGGGAGTTGCTGGCGCGCCGCCGGGAGTTCTTCGAGCGGCCGGCAGAGGCGGTCACGGCTCTGTGGTGGGTGCCGGCGGGACACCGGCCGACGGTGGAGGAGGCGGAGACCCGCCTCCTCCATCTGCGTGCGCACGGACCGACGGAGTACGCGTTCACCCTGCGTACGTCGTTCCCGCCGGGCCCCGCGAGCCCGGTACCGGACCAGGCACCGGAGTCGCTCAGCCGATCGGCTTCCTGATCTCGTCGCGGATCTTGACGGCGGTCTCGGCGGCAGCCGCCAGGTCCACCTCGGCGGGCTTCTTCGTGACCGTGTCGGCGGTGATCTCGGCGATGGAGGCACCGGTGTTGCCGTCGACCCAGCCGCAGATGGGGATGGTGAGCTCCGTGCCGGACTGGTTCTGGACGAGGACCTCGCAGGTGACCGTGACGTCGGAGCCGGCCGGCTTGAAGTCCTTGGGCTTGACGGCCACCTGGGCACCGGCGCCGCCTGCCGCGCCCTTCATCATGTTGTCCCGGGCGAGACCGGTGTTCTTGAACCGTCCGTACATCCCGGAGATCACCAGCGTGCCCTGTGCCTGGTCGCCGCCGAGGCTGTACTGACCGACCACCGCCTTGGTGTCCCGGGCGTCCCAGGCGCCGTCGGCCTCCTCCTCGATGGCCTTGCCCTCGGAGCTGGAGAGGTCACCGGCCAGCTCGTACTTCTCGTCGAGCACCTTCTGCGGCAGGGTCAGCTTGTACTCGGCCTCGGGAAAGCCGGTGTCCGACTTCGTCGCGACCCAGAAGAGCACGGCCACGCCGACCACGGCCAGCACGACGACGCCGCCGATGATGCCGAGGACGAGTCCGAGCCGGCTCTTCCCGGGCGGCGGAGGCGGCGCACCCCAGGGAGCGGGGGCGGGTGCGCCGTAGGGCTGCTGCGGGCCGTAGGCGAACGGGGGCGGCGGCTGCTGGCCGTACGGCCCCGGAGGCGGACCCGGATAGGGCGGCTGGGGCGGCTGGGGCGGCTGCTGGCCGTAGGGCCCCGAAGGGGGCGGACCGTAGGGGTTGTCGGGCGGCTGGGGCGGCGGAGTCGTGGACACGCCAGCACGCTACTGCACCCGGGTGACCGTGTAAGCCGCGCATAAGACTACGTACAGGTCTTCGCGTTGGTGGCTCCCAGGGGATTGACCGACTTGCTGACAAGCGGTCTCATAAGAATGTGACGACAGTGACGGAAGCCGAGATACTCCGCGACGCGCTTGGCGTGCTCAAGGACCGGGAGCAGGTCGCCGAACGGCTGCTCGACGCGTCCGCCAGGCACTCCTTCGACCCGGACAAGGAACTGGACTGGGACGCCCCCTTCGAGGACGGCAAGTGGTTCTGGCCGCCCGAGCTGGTGTCCCTCTACGGGACTCCGCTGTGGAAACGGATGAGCGA
The DNA window shown above is from Streptomyces sp. NBC_01451 and carries:
- a CDS encoding DUF3291 domain-containing protein, which gives rise to MTSSAPKAAYELAQVNIGRLKAPLDSAPLKPFADGLDPVNAVADASDGFVWRLQGETGDATDTRMFDDEWILVNMSVWRDTNALTAFMYQGQHRELLARRREFFERPAEAVTALWWVPAGHRPTVEEAETRLLHLRAHGPTEYAFTLRTSFPPGPASPVPDQAPESLSRSAS